One stretch of Priestia megaterium DNA includes these proteins:
- the pdxT gene encoding pyridoxal 5'-phosphate synthase glutaminase subunit PdxT: MVKVGVLGLQGAFREHAQALEAAGAEAIIIKKVEQLDEIDGLILPGGESTAMRRLIDKYDFMEPLRQFAQAGKPVFGTCAGLILLAGQVVDREEPHLGVMDITVARNSFGRQRDSFEAALNIKDIGEDFIGVFIRAPHIVEVGENVEVLAMHNDRIVAARQGQFLGCSFHPELTDDARMAQYFVAMVEEASKKPV, encoded by the coding sequence ATGGTAAAAGTAGGCGTGTTAGGATTACAAGGTGCCTTTCGCGAGCATGCACAAGCATTAGAAGCAGCAGGCGCTGAAGCCATTATCATTAAAAAAGTTGAACAGCTAGACGAAATAGATGGTTTAATCCTACCGGGCGGCGAAAGCACAGCGATGCGTCGCCTCATCGACAAATATGACTTTATGGAACCTCTTCGCCAGTTTGCACAAGCTGGTAAACCGGTATTTGGTACGTGTGCGGGTTTAATTTTACTCGCAGGACAAGTCGTTGACCGTGAAGAGCCCCATTTAGGTGTTATGGATATTACGGTAGCTCGCAACTCGTTTGGGCGTCAACGGGATAGCTTTGAAGCTGCCCTAAATATTAAAGATATCGGTGAAGATTTTATAGGCGTATTTATCCGTGCTCCGCATATTGTAGAAGTAGGAGAAAACGTTGAAGTCTTAGCAATGCATAACGACCGAATTGTTGCAGCAAGACAAGGTCAATTCTTGGGATGTTCGTTTCATCCAGAATTAACAGATGATGCTCGCATGGCGCAGTATTTTGTAGCAATGGTTGAAGAAGCTTCAAAAAAACCTGTATAA
- the serS gene encoding serine--tRNA ligase, translating into MLDLKFLRANFNEVKEKLKFRGEDLTDLGRFEELDAKRRELIAQTEELKSKRNEVSQQIAQLKREKQDADHLIVEMREVGDRVKQLDEELRSVEEELELLLLSIPNVPHESTPVGETEDDNVEVRKWGEIKQFDFEPKPHWDLGTDLNILDFERASKVTGSRFVFYKGLGARLERALINFMMDLHMDEHGYEEILPPYMVNRTSMTGTGQLPKFEEDAFKIKEEDYFLIPTAEVPVTNLHRDEILSGDQLPIAYTAYSACFRSEAGSAGRDTRGLIRQHQFNKVELVRFVKPEDSYDELEKLTGHAEKVLQLLGLPYRVLSMCTADLGFTAAKKYDIEVWIPSYETYREISSCSNFESFQARRANIRFRRDTKAKPEHVHTLNGSGLAIGRTVAAILENYQQEDGSIQIPEVLRPYMGNKEFISK; encoded by the coding sequence ATGTTAGATTTAAAATTTTTACGTGCTAATTTTAATGAAGTAAAAGAAAAGCTTAAGTTTCGTGGTGAGGACTTAACGGACTTAGGTCGCTTTGAAGAGTTAGATGCAAAACGCCGTGAGCTAATTGCTCAAACAGAAGAGTTAAAAAGCAAGCGAAATGAAGTATCACAGCAAATTGCACAATTGAAGCGTGAAAAACAAGATGCTGATCATTTAATCGTTGAAATGCGTGAAGTAGGAGACCGCGTAAAGCAATTGGATGAAGAGCTTCGCAGCGTTGAAGAAGAATTAGAGCTATTGCTGCTTTCAATTCCTAACGTTCCACATGAAAGTACGCCTGTAGGTGAAACTGAAGATGATAACGTAGAAGTTCGCAAATGGGGAGAAATTAAACAATTTGATTTTGAACCAAAACCGCATTGGGATTTAGGAACAGATTTAAATATTTTAGATTTTGAAAGAGCTTCGAAAGTAACGGGAAGCCGCTTTGTATTTTATAAAGGGTTAGGTGCAAGGTTAGAACGCGCTCTTATTAACTTTATGATGGATTTACATATGGATGAGCATGGTTATGAAGAAATCCTTCCTCCATATATGGTAAATCGTACAAGCATGACAGGAACAGGGCAGCTTCCTAAATTTGAAGAAGATGCATTCAAGATTAAAGAAGAAGATTATTTCTTAATTCCTACAGCTGAAGTACCAGTTACAAATTTACATCGTGATGAAATTTTAAGCGGAGATCAGCTTCCAATTGCTTATACAGCGTATAGTGCTTGCTTCCGCTCAGAAGCAGGCTCTGCAGGAAGAGATACACGTGGGCTTATTCGTCAGCATCAGTTTAATAAAGTAGAACTTGTTCGCTTTGTTAAGCCAGAAGATTCTTATGATGAATTAGAAAAATTAACGGGCCATGCTGAAAAGGTTCTTCAACTATTAGGTTTACCTTACCGAGTTCTAAGCATGTGTACAGCTGACTTAGGTTTCACAGCAGCCAAAAAGTATGATATTGAAGTTTGGATTCCAAGTTATGAAACGTATCGTGAAATTTCTTCTTGTTCAAACTTTGAAAGCTTCCAAGCTCGCCGTGCTAATATTCGTTTCCGCCGTGATACAAAAGCAAAACCAGAACATGTTCATACACTAAACGGTTCTGGCTTAGCAATTGGCCGTACGGTAGCTGCAATTTTAGAAAACTACCAGCAGGAAGATGGATCAATTCAAATTCCAGAAGTGCTGCGTCCATATATGGGAAATAAAGAATTTATTTCTAAATAA
- a CDS encoding deoxynucleoside kinase, translating to MVNLRSKYNIPNDAVLTIAGTVGVGKSTMTQSLADALQFRTSFEKVDSNPYLDKFYGDFERWSFHLQVYFLAERFKEQKKIFEYGGGFIQDRSIYEDTGIFAKMHFEKGTMSKVDYETYTSLFDAMVMTPYFPHPDLLIYLEGSFEDIVDRIQERGRPMEQQTPLDYWKEMHARYEDWINNFTACPILRLDIREYDLIKDPDSIESIVEKVARFLQHNEKLKRRHL from the coding sequence ATGGTAAACTTACGATCGAAATACAACATTCCTAATGATGCTGTGTTGACGATAGCGGGTACAGTTGGAGTTGGGAAATCTACGATGACTCAATCATTGGCTGATGCTCTCCAATTTCGCACATCGTTTGAAAAAGTAGATTCCAACCCTTACCTGGACAAATTTTATGGGGATTTTGAACGTTGGAGCTTTCACCTACAAGTATATTTTCTAGCGGAACGTTTTAAAGAACAAAAGAAAATTTTCGAGTATGGCGGCGGCTTCATTCAAGACAGATCCATTTACGAAGATACCGGTATCTTTGCTAAGATGCATTTTGAAAAAGGAACAATGTCTAAAGTAGATTATGAGACATATACAAGCTTGTTCGATGCAATGGTTATGACTCCATATTTCCCTCATCCGGATCTGCTCATTTATTTGGAAGGCAGCTTCGAAGATATTGTAGATCGCATTCAAGAAAGAGGGCGACCAATGGAGCAACAAACGCCTCTTGATTATTGGAAAGAGATGCACGCCCGATACGAAGACTGGATTAATAACTTTACGGCTTGCCCTATTCTTCGTTTAGATATCAGAGAATACGACCTTATCAAGGATCCTGATTCAATTGAATCAATTGTTGAAAAAGTGGCTCGCTTTTTACAACATAATGAAAAGTTAAAACGTCGTCATCTATAA
- a CDS encoding deoxynucleoside kinase — MQGTPFISVEGPIGVGKTSLAKEIAQAFQFEILKEIVDENPFLGKFYENIDEWSFQTEMFFLCNRYKQLEDIQKGFLSYKKPVVADYHIMKNMIFAEQTLKDEQYKKYVQIFHILTADMPAPNIIIYLNASLDTLLKRIKMRGREIERNIDPHYLTRLSEDYEKAMTTFEQNNPDVTILRYDGDEIDFVQNKQHLNRILSEVQESMLKRSM, encoded by the coding sequence ATGCAAGGCACACCTTTTATTTCAGTAGAAGGACCCATCGGTGTCGGAAAAACCTCTTTAGCTAAAGAGATTGCACAAGCATTTCAATTCGAAATTTTAAAAGAAATCGTAGATGAAAATCCATTTCTCGGGAAATTTTATGAGAATATCGACGAGTGGAGTTTTCAAACCGAAATGTTTTTTCTATGTAATCGATATAAGCAGTTAGAGGATATTCAAAAAGGGTTCTTATCTTATAAAAAACCTGTTGTAGCAGATTATCATATTATGAAAAACATGATTTTCGCTGAGCAAACGTTAAAAGATGAACAGTATAAAAAATATGTACAAATCTTCCACATCTTAACGGCTGATATGCCAGCTCCGAACATTATTATTTATTTAAATGCCAGTTTAGATACCTTGTTAAAGCGTATTAAAATGCGTGGAAGAGAAATTGAACGAAACATCGATCCTCACTACCTCACAAGGCTAAGTGAGGATTACGAAAAAGCTATGACGACGTTTGAACAAAATAACCCTGATGTAACCATTTTACGTTATGACGGTGATGAAATAGATTTTGTACAAAATAAACAACACTTAAATAGAATCTTATCAGAGGTTCAAGAGAGTATGTTAAAAAGGAGTATGTAA
- a CDS encoding glycoside hydrolase family 18 protein, which produces MQIYTVKAGDSIYSIAKQFRIDAGKIIRANELPNPNQLVIGQSMVIPINGTYYTVKAGDTIWKIGRKLGVSYQAIANANNVSVTAPLTPGRRILIPPSPNKRNGEFLGYVETSNRKITPQTEKMINQNAKYLTYLGPANFEVQKDGSLKAPPLNNLGSIAKENDVIFLMVLANIENGAFSDEVGRAILNNKDVQDTLLNNIVKTAKEQNFRDIHFDFEFLRPADKEAYIAFLQKAKKRLQDEQLLMSVALAPKTSRDQKGKWYEAHDYKAIGEIANFVVPMTYEWGYSGGPPMAVSPIGPVRDVLEYAVSEIPSSKIIMGQNLYGYDWTLPYKPGGEYAKAISPQRAIELAARYKVAIQYDNKAQAPFFRYKDEQQRTHEVWFEDARSIQAKFDLIKELKLRGMAYWKLGLDFPQNWLLIEDNFKITKRLTQQ; this is translated from the coding sequence ATGCAAATTTACACTGTTAAAGCAGGTGACAGTATATATAGTATTGCAAAACAGTTTCGCATTGACGCAGGAAAAATTATAAGAGCAAATGAATTACCTAATCCAAATCAACTCGTCATCGGGCAATCTATGGTTATTCCAATCAACGGTACTTACTACACAGTAAAAGCTGGGGACACTATATGGAAGATAGGAAGAAAATTAGGCGTTAGCTATCAGGCTATTGCCAATGCGAACAATGTTTCAGTTACAGCACCCTTAACACCTGGACGCCGCATCTTAATTCCCCCTTCCCCAAACAAAAGAAACGGTGAGTTTTTAGGGTATGTTGAAACAAGCAATCGAAAAATCACCCCTCAAACAGAGAAAATGATTAATCAAAATGCAAAATACCTTACTTATCTCGGACCAGCGAACTTCGAAGTGCAAAAAGACGGTTCTCTAAAGGCGCCTCCACTTAACAATTTAGGTTCTATTGCTAAAGAAAATGACGTCATTTTCTTAATGGTATTGGCTAATATTGAAAACGGCGCATTCAGTGACGAAGTCGGCCGAGCAATTTTAAATAATAAAGACGTTCAAGATACGCTCTTAAATAATATTGTAAAAACAGCGAAAGAACAAAATTTTAGAGACATTCACTTTGACTTCGAATTTTTGCGTCCGGCAGATAAAGAAGCCTATATTGCATTTTTACAGAAAGCAAAAAAGCGGCTTCAAGATGAGCAACTTCTTATGTCTGTCGCTTTAGCTCCGAAGACAAGTCGAGATCAAAAAGGCAAATGGTATGAAGCACATGATTATAAAGCCATTGGAGAGATTGCTAACTTCGTTGTTCCGATGACATATGAATGGGGATATAGCGGTGGGCCTCCTATGGCCGTCTCTCCTATTGGTCCCGTACGTGATGTTTTAGAATACGCAGTATCTGAAATACCTAGTTCAAAAATTATCATGGGCCAAAACCTATACGGTTACGATTGGACACTTCCTTACAAACCAGGAGGAGAATATGCCAAAGCCATTAGTCCTCAACGAGCTATTGAGTTGGCAGCTCGCTATAAAGTAGCTATTCAATACGACAATAAAGCACAAGCTCCTTTCTTCCGGTATAAAGATGAACAGCAGCGCACCCACGAAGTATGGTTTGAAGACGCTAGGTCTATTCAGGCTAAGTTTGATTTAATCAAAGAATTAAAACTTAGAGGAATGGCCTACTGGAAACTAGGCTTAGATTTCCCACAAAACTGGCTCTTAATTGAAGACAACTTCAAAATTACAAAAAGACTGACACAGCAATAA
- a CDS encoding isochorismatase family cysteine hydrolase — protein MKNAKTALIIIDMLNDFQFNSGKVLAEKSLTIAQNIAKLKQYASSQHIPIIYVNDHYKLWQANLETILTHCTNEVSSPILHRISPQNADYFLIKPKHSIFYGTALNILLSQLDVHTLILTGIAGNICVLFSANDAYMREYNLIVPEDCIASNADEDNTFALRMMHNVLNARICKHTELMN, from the coding sequence GTGAAGAACGCTAAAACTGCTTTAATTATTATTGATATGCTAAACGATTTTCAATTTAATAGCGGAAAAGTACTTGCTGAAAAATCTTTAACAATTGCTCAAAACATTGCCAAATTAAAACAATATGCCTCGTCTCAACATATCCCTATCATTTATGTCAATGACCACTATAAGCTATGGCAAGCAAACTTAGAAACCATTTTAACACACTGCACAAATGAGGTAAGCTCACCCATTCTACATCGCATTTCACCACAAAACGCTGATTACTTTTTAATTAAACCAAAGCATTCTATCTTCTATGGGACAGCTTTAAATATTTTGCTATCACAGCTCGATGTGCATACACTTATTTTAACAGGAATTGCGGGAAATATATGCGTGCTTTTTTCAGCCAACGATGCTTATATGCGTGAGTATAATTTAATTGTGCCTGAAGATTGTATTGCTTCAAACGCAGATGAAGACAATACCTTTGCTTTGAGAATGATGCATAACGTATTAAATGCTCGTATTTGCAAACATACCGAGTTGATGAATTAA
- the tadA gene encoding tRNA adenosine(34) deaminase TadA, translating into MLNDEKYMRLAIDEALKAKDKLEVPIGAVIVQNDEVIASAYNLRETEQRSVAHAELLAIDEACKKLGTWRLEDATLYVTLEPCPMCAGAIVLSRVKRVVFGAYDPKGGCAGTLVNLLEFEKFNHQAEVVGGMLEEECGSLLTTFFRELRQRKKAGK; encoded by the coding sequence GTGTTAAATGATGAAAAGTATATGAGGTTGGCAATTGATGAAGCATTAAAAGCCAAAGATAAATTAGAGGTTCCCATTGGAGCAGTTATTGTTCAAAATGATGAGGTGATTGCTTCAGCTTATAATTTACGAGAAACAGAACAGCGATCAGTTGCTCATGCGGAACTTTTAGCAATTGATGAAGCATGTAAGAAACTAGGAACATGGAGATTGGAAGACGCTACGTTATATGTCACCTTAGAACCATGTCCAATGTGTGCAGGTGCTATTGTATTATCAAGAGTGAAAAGAGTTGTGTTTGGCGCTTATGATCCTAAAGGTGGCTGCGCGGGAACATTGGTAAACTTATTAGAGTTTGAAAAGTTTAATCATCAAGCAGAAGTAGTAGGAGGTATGCTAGAAGAAGAATGCGGGAGCCTCTTAACGACCTTTTTTCGTGAGTTGCGTCAACGAAAAAAGGCTGGAAAATAG
- the dnaX gene encoding DNA polymerase III subunit gamma/tau — protein MAYQALYRVYRPQSFNDVVGQQHIIKTLQNALVQEKFSHAYLFSGPRGTGKTTAAKILAKAVNCEKAPIAEPCNECATCRGITDGSISDVIEIDAASNNGVDEIRDIRDKVKYAPSAVRYKVYIIDEVHMLSIGAFNALLKTLEEPPAHVIFILATTEPHKIPLTIISRCQRFDFKRISPEDIVYRMKEVLGSEELEVSEDALYEIAKASEGGMRDALSLLDQAISYSTEKVSLEDVLSITGAVSQAFIVKIVQAIFNENIVEALDSVESLIKNGKDPARFVEDLIFYYRDVLLYQASEENAYLLEKAAVNEEFKELSSKMDSAFIYKVIAELNQTQQEMKWSNHPRVLLEVALVKLAQSSTNQEGDLPYQDILQKMNQMEAELQQLKEKGIQVDHTAQAAQTEKKQTRQSRSQYKTPVGKVNEVLKNATRQNLETIKRSWAQVLDTLKQQNKASHAALLSNSEPVASSDQSFILKFKYEIHCKMASENNNNVRDNLENILYTLIGSKREMVAIPESEWDKVREEFLQGQQSDGSSGQPQEEDPVVAEAKKLFGEDLIEIQE, from the coding sequence GTGGCATATCAGGCTCTATACCGTGTATACCGTCCTCAAAGCTTTAACGACGTAGTCGGTCAACAACATATTATCAAAACACTTCAAAATGCCCTTGTCCAAGAAAAGTTTTCGCATGCGTATTTATTTTCTGGGCCTCGAGGGACAGGAAAGACAACAGCTGCTAAAATTTTAGCGAAAGCCGTTAACTGTGAAAAAGCACCCATTGCTGAACCCTGTAATGAATGTGCAACTTGTCGGGGAATTACTGATGGTTCCATTTCTGATGTAATTGAAATTGATGCAGCCTCTAATAATGGAGTCGATGAAATTCGAGATATCCGTGATAAAGTAAAATATGCACCTAGTGCTGTTCGATACAAAGTGTACATTATTGATGAAGTTCATATGCTTTCAATTGGAGCTTTTAACGCTTTGTTAAAAACGTTAGAAGAACCTCCTGCACATGTTATCTTTATTTTAGCTACAACAGAGCCGCATAAAATTCCATTAACGATTATCTCTAGATGTCAGCGCTTTGATTTCAAACGCATTTCGCCAGAAGATATCGTATATCGAATGAAAGAAGTATTAGGTTCTGAAGAGCTAGAAGTAAGCGAGGATGCTCTTTACGAAATTGCGAAAGCTTCAGAAGGCGGCATGCGTGATGCACTTAGTCTTTTAGACCAAGCCATCTCGTATAGTACGGAGAAGGTGAGCTTAGAGGATGTTCTATCCATAACAGGAGCAGTATCACAGGCTTTTATTGTGAAGATCGTCCAAGCTATCTTTAATGAAAACATTGTAGAAGCGCTAGACTCTGTTGAAAGTTTGATCAAAAACGGAAAAGATCCAGCGAGGTTTGTAGAGGACCTCATCTTCTATTATCGTGATGTTCTGCTTTATCAAGCTTCTGAAGAAAATGCATATTTACTTGAAAAAGCAGCGGTTAACGAAGAGTTTAAAGAACTCAGTTCAAAAATGGATAGTGCTTTTATTTATAAAGTCATTGCTGAATTGAACCAAACTCAGCAAGAGATGAAATGGAGCAATCATCCTCGAGTGCTACTTGAAGTAGCTTTAGTAAAATTAGCTCAAAGTTCTACAAATCAAGAGGGTGATCTTCCATATCAAGACATTTTGCAAAAAATGAATCAAATGGAAGCAGAACTGCAGCAGTTAAAAGAAAAAGGCATTCAAGTTGATCATACAGCTCAGGCAGCGCAAACAGAGAAAAAACAGACAAGACAGTCAAGAAGTCAGTATAAAACGCCTGTTGGGAAGGTAAATGAAGTTTTAAAAAATGCCACTCGGCAGAATTTAGAAACGATTAAGCGATCTTGGGCGCAGGTGTTAGACACATTGAAACAACAAAATAAAGCTTCACATGCAGCGTTGTTATCTAACAGTGAACCGGTTGCGTCTTCAGATCAATCATTTATACTTAAATTTAAATATGAAATTCATTGCAAAATGGCTTCTGAAAATAACAACAATGTACGTGATAATTTAGAGAATATCTTATATACTTTAATTGGCAGCAAGCGTGAAATGGTTGCAATTCCAGAAAGCGAATGGGATAAAGTAAGAGAAGAGTTTCTTCAAGGACAGCAAAGTGATGGGTCATCAGGTCAACCACAGGAGGAAGACCCTGTGGTTGCAGAAGCGAAAAAGCTATTTGGAGAAGACTTAATCGAAATTCAAGAGTAA
- a CDS encoding YbaB/EbfC family nucleoid-associated protein, with the protein MMKGMGNMQKMMKQMQKMQKDMQKAQEELAEKTVEGTAGGGMVTVVVNGQKQVIDVNIKEDVVDPEDIEMLQDLVLAATNDALKQMDDLTNNTMGQFTKGLNIPGL; encoded by the coding sequence ATGATGAAAGGCATGGGCAATATGCAAAAAATGATGAAACAAATGCAAAAAATGCAAAAAGATATGCAAAAAGCGCAGGAAGAGTTAGCTGAAAAAACTGTTGAAGGTACAGCTGGCGGGGGAATGGTAACAGTTGTGGTTAACGGTCAGAAACAAGTAATTGATGTAAATATTAAAGAGGATGTAGTAGATCCTGAAGATATTGAAATGCTACAAGATTTAGTACTAGCAGCAACAAATGACGCATTAAAACAAATGGACGATTTAACAAATAACACAATGGGTCAATTTACAAAAGGTTTAAATATTCCAGGACTTTAA
- the recR gene encoding recombination mediator RecR, with translation MHYPEPISKLIDSFMKLPGIGPKTAVRLAFFVLSMKEDTVLDFAKALVNAKRNLTYCSVCGHITDQDPCYICQDQRRERSVVCVVQDPKDVIAMEKMKEYNGLYHVLHGAISPMEGIGPEDIKVPELLKRLQDDEIQEVILATNPNIEGEATAMYISRLLKPTGIKITRIAHGLPVGGDLEYADEVTLSKALEGRREV, from the coding sequence GTGCATTATCCAGAACCAATATCAAAGCTTATAGATAGTTTTATGAAGTTACCCGGCATTGGTCCAAAAACAGCTGTTCGCTTAGCATTCTTTGTTTTATCTATGAAAGAAGATACAGTATTAGATTTTGCAAAAGCATTAGTCAATGCGAAGCGAAATTTAACCTATTGTTCAGTTTGTGGGCATATCACAGATCAAGATCCTTGCTACATTTGTCAAGATCAGCGTAGAGAGCGAAGTGTGGTGTGTGTCGTGCAAGACCCTAAGGATGTCATTGCAATGGAGAAAATGAAAGAATATAACGGCTTGTATCATGTCCTGCATGGCGCAATTTCACCTATGGAAGGAATAGGGCCTGAAGATATCAAAGTACCAGAGTTATTAAAAAGACTTCAAGATGATGAGATTCAAGAAGTGATTTTAGCTACTAACCCGAATATAGAGGGCGAAGCTACGGCTATGTATATCTCTAGGCTCTTAAAGCCGACAGGAATTAAAATTACTAGAATTGCTCATGGGTTACCCGTCGGAGGAGACCTTGAGTACGCAGACGAAGTAACATTATCTAAAGCCCTAGAAGGTAGAAGAGAAGTATAA
- a CDS encoding YaaL family protein gives MFFKRKGWLRKEYDDEFVKTFMQVKQEWSHKTSMVERSVDPSEEVMVDIRLAKMKYLFLLKEAKHRNISINRMS, from the coding sequence ATGTTTTTTAAAAGAAAAGGTTGGTTACGCAAAGAGTACGATGATGAATTTGTGAAGACTTTTATGCAAGTAAAGCAGGAATGGAGTCACAAAACTTCAATGGTAGAAAGAAGTGTAGATCCTTCAGAAGAGGTAATGGTAGATATTCGATTAGCCAAAATGAAGTATCTTTTTCTATTAAAAGAAGCCAAGCATCGAAATATTTCAATTAACAGGATGTCATAG
- a CDS encoding pro-sigmaK processing inhibitor BofA family protein: protein MLNHPIVVVSFLIGLIILLLVTGGVEKMLRVIGNLSIKLIIGVLLLFFINIFGVQFGIHIPINFPTAIVSAILGIPGIAALLVINNFIL from the coding sequence ATGCTAAATCATCCCATTGTAGTTGTGTCTTTTTTAATAGGGCTAATCATTCTACTCTTAGTAACAGGTGGTGTTGAAAAAATGCTTCGAGTCATTGGAAATTTATCGATTAAGCTTATTATTGGCGTTCTGCTGCTTTTCTTTATTAACATCTTTGGCGTACAGTTCGGTATTCATATCCCTATTAATTTCCCCACAGCCATTGTTTCAGCTATTTTAGGTATCCCAGGAATAGCTGCCTTACTTGTTATTAATAATTTCATATTATAA
- a CDS encoding sigma factor G inhibitor Gin: MEKQIKTCSVCHEQHTKGIEVFSSYICQHCEVEIVEVDSSHFRYQLLVDQLKRISGAFSY, encoded by the coding sequence ATGGAAAAACAAATTAAAACATGTTCCGTTTGTCATGAACAGCATACAAAGGGTATTGAGGTGTTTTCCAGCTATATATGCCAACACTGCGAGGTAGAGATTGTAGAGGTGGATTCATCTCATTTTCGTTATCAATTGTTAGTAGATCAATTAAAGAGAATATCAGGAGCGTTTTCTTACTAA
- a CDS encoding aminotransferase class I/II-fold pyridoxal phosphate-dependent enzyme has product MDTYLPLYNRLVRHSEKRSLSYHVPGHKNGQILPSHIQSSYADFLQYDLTEISGLDDLHEAESVIKEAQELTAKLYGVDESFFLVNGSTVGNLAAILSLCQEGDKIAVQRDSHKSIFNAIALSKASPIFLAPEIDSKTHLSTGVSIKTIKAALERSEDIKAFVLTNPTYYGVARDLKETIDFIHGYNIPIIIDEAHGAHFILGNPFPSSAVTYGADLVVQSAHKTLPAMTMGSYLHMQGTLVNKQAVRHYLQVLQSSSPSYPIMASLDLARYYLQQFTQHDIDRMTDNIHSFAEKINEIDTLSTIDVETDQTATDLLKMTLTCSAATGYHLQKELEKQNIYTELADVNYVLFVLPLSSSWDFNDTIKRVRQAVENIQRKSYEKPLIKPFRFSRATVLLSMEERKLRTKHMCSFEEAIGCVSAQFVIPYPPGIPILMEGETITSNHIDYILHIQRLNGHIQGGSCMEEGKIEVFK; this is encoded by the coding sequence ATGGATACATATTTACCTTTATATAACCGTTTAGTAAGGCACAGCGAAAAGAGGTCACTCTCTTACCACGTGCCCGGCCATAAAAATGGTCAAATTCTGCCTTCACATATTCAGTCTTCTTACGCAGACTTTTTGCAATACGATCTAACAGAAATTAGTGGATTAGATGATTTACATGAAGCAGAATCTGTTATTAAAGAAGCACAAGAGTTAACGGCAAAGTTGTATGGAGTAGATGAAAGCTTTTTTTTAGTTAATGGTTCTACTGTAGGCAATCTCGCCGCGATTTTATCTCTTTGTCAAGAAGGAGATAAAATTGCTGTCCAAAGAGATTCTCATAAATCTATTTTTAATGCTATTGCTTTATCAAAGGCATCACCTATTTTTTTAGCTCCTGAAATAGATTCAAAAACACATCTTAGTACAGGTGTATCCATTAAAACAATTAAAGCGGCTTTAGAGCGTTCTGAGGATATAAAAGCATTTGTATTAACAAATCCTACTTACTACGGGGTGGCGCGAGATTTAAAGGAGACCATTGATTTTATTCATGGCTACAATATTCCTATAATTATTGATGAAGCTCATGGAGCCCATTTTATTTTAGGCAATCCTTTTCCTTCTTCAGCTGTTACGTATGGAGCCGACCTTGTCGTTCAGTCAGCACATAAAACGCTGCCAGCTATGACAATGGGTTCTTATTTACATATGCAAGGAACATTGGTAAATAAGCAAGCCGTGCGGCATTACCTACAAGTACTTCAGTCAAGCAGTCCTTCATACCCTATTATGGCTTCTCTCGATTTGGCACGGTATTATCTGCAACAGTTTACACAGCATGATATCGATAGAATGACTGACAATATTCATTCGTTTGCTGAAAAGATTAATGAGATTGATACACTTTCAACTATTGATGTGGAAACAGATCAAACTGCTACCGACCTTTTGAAAATGACATTGACTTGTTCGGCGGCAACAGGATATCATTTGCAAAAGGAACTGGAAAAGCAAAATATTTATACAGAACTAGCTGACGTTAACTATGTATTGTTTGTTCTACCGTTAAGCAGCAGTTGGGATTTTAATGATACAATTAAGCGGGTTAGACAAGCGGTAGAGAATATACAGCGTAAGTCATATGAAAAACCACTAATCAAACCATTTCGTTTTTCAAGAGCAACGGTTCTCCTGTCTATGGAAGAAAGAAAACTAAGGACAAAGCATATGTGTTCGTTTGAAGAAGCGATTGGGTGTGTAAGCGCACAATTTGTTATTCCATATCCTCCTGGGATTCCTATTTTAATGGAGGGAGAAACGATTACGAGCAATCATATTGACTATATTTTGCATATTCAAAGGTTAAATGGTCATATTCAAGGCGGCTCTTGTATGGAAGAAGGAAAGATAGAAGTATTTAAATAG